From Armatimonadota bacterium, one genomic window encodes:
- a CDS encoding CBS domain-containing protein, translated as MRTWLVAKDVMTAPVITVRPQTTLREAAELFLRYRISGAPVVDEEGRMVGIVTEADLLRREAQPMPEAKRGFLSFLWQDLRIRAGRTVRVEEVMTREVVTATEETPVRELARRMLLRKINRIPIVREGKVVGIVTRADVLKAFARTDEELVAAVRRVLAEELGVDLSRLEVQAEAGTIRIRGEVERASDVELVHRYAATVDGVVSVDTAELRYRVEDLRLHPLPGDHPP; from the coding sequence ATGCGGACCTGGCTGGTGGCCAAGGATGTGATGACCGCCCCCGTGATCACCGTGCGGCCACAGACCACACTTCGGGAGGCGGCGGAGCTGTTCCTGCGCTACCGCATCAGCGGGGCGCCCGTGGTGGACGAGGAGGGGCGGATGGTGGGGATCGTGACGGAGGCAGACCTGCTGCGTCGGGAAGCCCAGCCCATGCCCGAAGCCAAGCGTGGGTTCCTCTCCTTCCTGTGGCAGGATCTGCGGATCCGGGCGGGCCGCACGGTGCGGGTGGAGGAGGTGATGACCCGGGAGGTGGTGACGGCTACGGAGGAAACCCCGGTGCGGGAGCTGGCGCGGCGCATGCTGCTGCGCAAAATCAACCGCATCCCCATCGTGCGGGAAGGAAAGGTGGTGGGGATCGTAACCCGGGCAGACGTGCTCAAGGCCTTCGCGCGGACGGACGAGGAGCTCGTGGCGGCGGTGCGGAGGGTCCTGGCCGAAGAACTTGGAGTAGACCTCAGCCGATTGGAGGTGCAGGCGGAAGCAGGCACCATCCGGATCCGCGGGGAGGTGGAGCGCGCCAGCGACGTGGAGCTCGTGCACCGATATGCGGCCACCGTGGACGGCGTGGTGTCCGTGGACACCGCGGAGCTCCGATACCGGGTGGAGGATCTGCGCCTGCACCCCCTTCCCGGAGACCACCCCCCCTGA
- a CDS encoding CBS domain-containing protein — translation MGTARPRIHLVARDVMTSPVVTVQPDTPIKEVARILLTHHISGVPVVDEQGKLVGILTEADLLYKERPETPEEGGLLRLLRRGHLAEAERKAEGLLARDLMTSPVITITEDTPLREAAALMTRHHINRLPVVRNDQVVGILSRADVLKALTRPDHELQEAVRRAFLEELWIDPTRLRIEVHQGVVTLEGEVERRSDKELAERWVASIDGVVRVESRLTYRFDDRVL, via the coding sequence GTGGGAACCGCACGACCCCGTATCCACCTGGTGGCCCGGGACGTGATGACCTCCCCCGTGGTCACCGTCCAGCCCGATACCCCCATCAAGGAGGTGGCCCGCATCCTGTTGACCCACCACATCAGCGGCGTCCCCGTGGTGGACGAACAGGGCAAACTCGTGGGCATCCTCACCGAGGCCGACCTGCTCTACAAGGAACGCCCCGAAACCCCAGAGGAAGGTGGCCTGCTGCGCCTCCTCCGCAGAGGCCACCTCGCAGAGGCCGAGCGAAAGGCCGAGGGCCTCCTGGCCCGCGACCTCATGACCTCCCCCGTCATCACCATCACCGAGGATACCCCCCTCCGCGAGGCCGCCGCCCTCATGACCCGCCACCACATCAACCGCCTCCCAGTGGTCCGCAACGACCAAGTGGTGGGTATCCTCAGCCGCGCGGACGTCCTCAAAGCCCTCACCAGACCCGACCACGAACTCCAAGAAGCCGTCCGGAGAGCCTTCCTCGAAGAACTCTGGATCGACCCCACCCGCCTGCGCATCGAGGTCCACCAGGGAGTCGTCACCCTCGAGGGCGAGGTGGAACGCCGCTCCGATAAGGAACTCGCGGAACGCTGGGTGGCCTCCATCGACGGCGTCGTCCGCGTGGAAAGCCGCCTCACCTACCGCTTCGACGACCGCGTCCTCTGA